One genomic region from Curtobacterium sp. 9128 encodes:
- a CDS encoding magnesium and cobalt transport protein CorA: MTVELNTAYIDRIAPIASPTLDDSFRMMEDQDASACIVLYQPDAEELGDVAVALGLHELAVEDSAEGHQRPKLERYGSTLFAVLKPALYNDQLEEVEFGEVHAFVGEQFFLAVVKADPRGRNVVPRALQRMSGKPGLVTAGPQAQLWALMDSIVDDYIPVIEGLEEDINQIEDQLFAGVPGVSRRIYELFGEVVDFQRAARPLVHMIENIHRGAEKYHLPVEMQRRFRDVLDHAIRTIERIDTFRQLLQNALTVDATLAAQKQNDDTKKISGWAAILFAPTLIAAIYGMNFTHMPELSWTWGYPLSIIAMVAFAAILFVVFKVKRWF; this comes from the coding sequence GTGACCGTCGAGCTCAACACCGCCTACATCGACCGCATCGCACCGATCGCGAGTCCGACGCTCGACGACTCCTTCCGCATGATGGAGGACCAGGACGCCAGCGCCTGCATCGTCCTGTACCAACCCGACGCCGAGGAGCTCGGGGACGTCGCGGTGGCGCTCGGTCTGCACGAGCTCGCGGTGGAGGACTCCGCCGAGGGGCACCAGCGGCCGAAGCTCGAGCGGTACGGCTCGACGCTCTTCGCGGTGCTGAAGCCCGCGCTCTACAACGACCAGCTGGAGGAGGTCGAGTTCGGCGAGGTGCACGCGTTCGTCGGCGAGCAGTTCTTCCTGGCCGTCGTGAAGGCCGATCCACGTGGCCGGAACGTCGTGCCGCGGGCGCTGCAGCGGATGAGCGGCAAGCCCGGACTCGTCACGGCGGGACCGCAGGCGCAGCTCTGGGCACTGATGGACTCGATCGTGGACGACTACATCCCGGTGATCGAAGGGCTCGAGGAGGACATCAACCAGATCGAGGACCAGCTCTTCGCCGGTGTCCCCGGGGTCTCCCGACGCATCTACGAGCTCTTCGGCGAGGTGGTCGACTTCCAGCGGGCAGCGCGTCCGCTGGTCCACATGATCGAGAACATCCACCGCGGCGCCGAGAAGTACCACCTGCCGGTCGAGATGCAGCGACGATTCCGCGACGTCCTCGACCACGCCATCCGGACCATCGAGCGCATCGACACCTTCCGACAGCTCCTGCAGAACGCGCTGACGGTCGATGCCACCCTGGCGGCGCAGAAGCAGAACGACGACACGAAGAAGATCTCCGGCTGGGCGGCCATCCTCTTCGCGCCGACCCTCATCGCGGCCATCTACGGCATGAACTTCACGCACATGCCCGAGCTCTCGTGGACGTGGGGGTACCCGCTGTCGATCATCGCGATGGTGGCCTTCGCCGCGATCCTCTTCGTCGTCTTCAAGGTGAAGCGCTGGTTCTGA
- a CDS encoding TspO/MBR family protein: MRWFRKIVIAASAVVAVVGSFIGSGAAGGTPIQDAAGGALSASSTAIAPAGPAFGIWSVIYVGLIAFAVWQFLPRRGDEARHDRLAVPATLSLLLNAAWILSVQFGLLWLSEPIIVALLAVLAWTFVILRRTRPSGTVEAIVTDGTFGLYLGWVCVATAANTAAVLTAAGFRGFGLSQDVWGVVVALVAGAVGVLLAVSGRGRLAPTVSLGWGLAWVAVARLDGPLVSVPTAVAALVAVVVVVAVVVTLAVRTRAGWSAARAARAA, from the coding sequence ATGCGGTGGTTCCGGAAGATCGTGATCGCGGCGAGCGCCGTCGTCGCCGTGGTCGGCTCGTTCATCGGGTCGGGCGCGGCAGGTGGCACGCCGATCCAGGACGCCGCGGGCGGGGCGTTGTCGGCCTCGTCGACGGCCATCGCGCCGGCCGGGCCCGCGTTCGGTATCTGGAGCGTCATCTACGTGGGGCTCATCGCCTTCGCCGTCTGGCAGTTCCTGCCCCGCCGTGGCGACGAGGCACGGCACGACCGTCTCGCGGTGCCCGCGACGCTGTCCCTGCTGCTCAACGCCGCCTGGATCCTGTCCGTGCAGTTCGGGCTGCTCTGGCTGAGCGAGCCGATCATCGTCGCCCTGCTCGCGGTGCTCGCGTGGACGTTCGTGATCCTGCGGCGCACGCGGCCGTCCGGCACGGTCGAGGCGATCGTCACCGACGGCACGTTCGGGCTCTACCTCGGCTGGGTGTGCGTCGCGACCGCGGCGAACACGGCAGCGGTGCTGACGGCCGCCGGCTTCCGGGGCTTCGGGCTGTCGCAGGACGTCTGGGGTGTCGTTGTGGCACTCGTCGCCGGGGCGGTCGGGGTCCTGCTGGCCGTGAGCGGCCGCGGGCGCCTTGCTCCGACGGTCTCGCTGGGGTGGGGCCTGGCGTGGGTCGCGGTCGCACGACTCGACGGCCCGCTGGTGTCGGTGCCCACGGCGGTCGCTGCGCTCGTCGCCGTCGTCGTCGTCGTCGCCGTGGTGGTCACCCTCGCGGTGCGGACCCGCGCGGGCTGGTCCGCCGCCCGGGCCGCGCGCGCCGCGTAG
- the ald gene encoding alanine dehydrogenase — MLIGVPTEIKNNEFRVAATPAGVAELTMHGHEVLVQAGAGTGSSFPDDEYAAAGATIVPTADDVWARAELVLKVKEPVASEYPSIRPGQVLFTYLHLAADRPLTDALVASGATAIAYETVQLPDRSLPLLSPMSEIAGRLSAQVGANHLMAANGGRGLLLGGVPGTPKGRVVVIGGGVAGEHAATIALGMGADVTVFDISLPRLRALDARFDGRITTLRSSTHAIATALQDADLVIGSVLIPGASAPKLVTDAMVADMRPGSVLVDIAIDQGGCFEGSHPTTHDDPTFRVHDAVYYCVANMPGAVPRTSTIALTNATLPYALAIANQGWEAALESDAALAKGLNVHAGRVTNEAVAAAHGLVASAA; from the coding sequence ATGCTGATCGGCGTCCCCACCGAGATCAAGAACAACGAGTTCCGTGTCGCCGCAACCCCGGCCGGCGTCGCCGAACTCACGATGCACGGGCACGAGGTCCTCGTGCAGGCCGGAGCCGGAACCGGGTCGTCGTTCCCGGACGACGAGTACGCCGCCGCCGGTGCGACGATTGTCCCCACCGCCGACGACGTGTGGGCGCGGGCCGAGCTGGTGCTGAAGGTCAAGGAGCCCGTCGCGTCCGAGTACCCGTCGATCCGACCCGGCCAGGTGCTCTTCACCTACCTGCACCTCGCCGCTGACCGGCCGCTCACCGATGCCCTCGTGGCTTCCGGTGCGACGGCCATCGCGTACGAGACCGTGCAGCTACCCGACCGGTCGCTGCCGCTGCTGTCCCCGATGTCGGAGATCGCCGGACGGCTGTCCGCCCAGGTCGGCGCGAACCACCTGATGGCGGCGAACGGCGGCCGTGGGCTGCTCCTCGGTGGCGTCCCCGGCACACCGAAGGGCCGCGTCGTGGTGATCGGCGGCGGCGTCGCCGGCGAGCACGCGGCGACGATCGCCCTCGGGATGGGTGCGGACGTCACCGTGTTCGACATCAGCCTGCCGCGACTCCGTGCGCTCGACGCCCGGTTCGACGGACGCATCACGACGCTCCGCTCGTCGACCCACGCGATCGCGACGGCGCTGCAGGACGCGGACCTCGTCATCGGGTCGGTGCTCATCCCCGGGGCCTCGGCGCCGAAGCTCGTGACCGACGCCATGGTCGCGGACATGCGCCCGGGATCGGTGCTCGTCGACATCGCGATCGACCAGGGCGGCTGCTTCGAGGGCTCGCACCCGACGACGCACGACGACCCGACGTTCCGCGTGCACGACGCGGTCTACTACTGCGTGGCGAACATGCCGGGTGCCGTCCCGCGCACGTCGACGATCGCCCTGACGAACGCGACGCTGCCCTACGCCCTGGCGATCGCGAACCAGGGGTGGGAGGCGGCGCTCGAGTCCGACGCTGCCCTGGCGAAGGGCCTGAACGTGCACGCCGGCCGCGTCACGAACGAGGCCGTGGCCGCTGCCCACGGCCTGGTCGCGTCCGCCGCCTGA
- a CDS encoding FAD-linked oxidase C-terminal domain-containing protein: MDTVVARLRSALDDPDGLIVRDDADALDATRTDKSGWVATGRPAALVEARTVAHVQATLRTCNELGVGVVPRGAGTGLAGGANGTDGSVVLSVALMDRIVEVSAEDELAVVEPGVLNGALNAAVLPLGLRFAPDPASAAISSIGGNIATNAGGLRCVKYGVTREAVLGLDVVLADGRLVSTGHRTVKGVTGLDLTALMVGSEGTLGVIVGATVRLVPVPSGEPATLGAVFPDVRAAAAAAADVVHGPERPSTVELLDAAALAGIAAYLGPDVIAESVGAVPAGGAFLLVEFDGVGGAEAARGAEPVLQAAGGTVRRAADGDERERLLTIRRSFHPAMEARGQVLIEDVAVPRSRLADMFDRVAAIGHEHGVAIPTVAHAGDGNLHPNFVFDGDEVPQHVWDAADALFRAAIELGGTLTGEHGVGVLKRRWIGDELGDDMVTLQRGIRRVFDPNGILNPGKVF; the protein is encoded by the coding sequence ATGGACACCGTCGTCGCCCGACTCCGTTCCGCCCTCGACGACCCGGACGGGCTGATCGTGCGGGACGACGCCGACGCACTCGACGCCACGCGGACCGACAAGTCCGGCTGGGTCGCGACCGGACGCCCGGCAGCACTCGTCGAGGCGCGCACCGTCGCCCACGTGCAGGCGACGCTCCGCACGTGCAACGAGCTCGGGGTGGGCGTCGTCCCTCGAGGCGCAGGAACCGGGCTCGCCGGTGGGGCGAACGGCACGGACGGGTCGGTGGTGCTGAGCGTCGCGCTGATGGACCGCATCGTCGAGGTCTCGGCAGAGGACGAGCTCGCGGTCGTGGAGCCGGGCGTGCTGAACGGTGCCCTGAACGCCGCGGTGCTGCCACTCGGACTCCGGTTCGCGCCCGACCCCGCAAGCGCGGCGATCTCGAGCATCGGCGGGAACATCGCCACGAACGCCGGGGGCCTCCGGTGCGTGAAGTACGGGGTGACGCGCGAGGCCGTCCTCGGCCTCGATGTCGTGCTCGCGGACGGGCGCCTGGTCTCCACCGGACACCGCACCGTGAAGGGCGTCACCGGCCTCGACCTCACCGCGCTCATGGTCGGCTCCGAGGGCACCCTCGGGGTGATCGTCGGGGCGACCGTCCGGCTCGTCCCGGTGCCGTCGGGGGAGCCCGCGACGCTCGGTGCGGTCTTCCCGGACGTCCGAGCAGCGGCCGCCGCAGCAGCCGACGTCGTGCACGGGCCGGAACGGCCGTCGACCGTCGAACTGCTCGATGCCGCAGCGCTCGCCGGGATCGCGGCCTACCTGGGACCGGATGTGATCGCCGAGTCCGTGGGAGCGGTTCCCGCAGGCGGGGCGTTCCTGCTCGTCGAGTTCGACGGCGTGGGCGGAGCGGAAGCGGCGCGCGGAGCCGAGCCGGTCCTCCAGGCCGCCGGCGGAACCGTCCGTCGGGCGGCCGACGGCGACGAACGCGAGCGCCTGCTGACCATCCGCCGGTCGTTCCACCCGGCCATGGAAGCGCGCGGCCAGGTGCTCATCGAGGACGTCGCGGTCCCGCGCAGCCGACTCGCGGACATGTTCGACCGGGTGGCGGCGATCGGCCACGAGCACGGCGTCGCGATCCCGACCGTCGCCCACGCCGGGGACGGCAACCTGCACCCGAACTTCGTGTTCGACGGCGACGAGGTCCCGCAGCACGTCTGGGACGCCGCCGATGCGCTGTTCCGAGCGGCGATCGAGCTCGGCGGCACGTTGACCGGCGAACACGGGGTCGGCGTCCTGAAGCGACGGTGGATCGGGGACGAGCTCGGCGACGACATGGTGACGCTGCAGCGGGGGATCCGACGCGTGTTCGATCCGAACGGGATCCTCAACCCGGGCAAGGTGTTCTGA
- a CDS encoding AraC family transcriptional regulator, giving the protein MDDRQSSRWFRRLAGTDVDDAIAFFSVDYDLRTPTVRRTSPKTKWDFAGVGDERMSLRTTRFGVDLRCESFVADEFIVAWVRGGTSTMTTGGESLDLEPGVPVVLPVETAYELHQRDIALSMVHLDRAFVTALTGDPAFTFEPLRAPTAEGMRLWRSTVQQHSSTWLDMEQDLDDVARRDIAEAFSVAALRAFPQRASWRATVAGNGPEHERLRRALEYVHAHANEPIGTSEIADAAGLSPRGLQQSLRRHLDQTPGELLREVRLEGAHNDLRRADRDELSVAEIARSWGFGHLGRFSAAYRARFGELPSESLRSRG; this is encoded by the coding sequence ATGGATGATCGCCAGAGTTCTCGGTGGTTCCGGCGGCTCGCCGGCACCGACGTCGACGACGCGATCGCGTTCTTCTCGGTCGACTACGACCTCCGCACACCGACGGTCCGTCGCACGTCGCCGAAGACCAAGTGGGACTTCGCCGGCGTGGGGGACGAGCGGATGTCCCTGCGGACGACACGGTTCGGCGTCGACCTGCGGTGCGAGAGCTTCGTCGCGGACGAGTTCATCGTCGCGTGGGTCCGCGGTGGCACGAGCACGATGACGACCGGCGGCGAGAGCCTCGACCTGGAACCAGGGGTCCCGGTGGTCCTGCCCGTGGAGACCGCGTACGAACTCCACCAGCGGGACATCGCACTGAGCATGGTGCACCTCGACCGGGCATTCGTCACCGCTCTGACCGGCGACCCGGCGTTCACGTTCGAGCCGCTCCGTGCGCCGACGGCAGAGGGCATGCGGCTGTGGCGGTCGACCGTGCAGCAGCACTCGTCGACCTGGCTCGACATGGAGCAGGACCTCGACGACGTCGCCCGGCGGGACATCGCCGAGGCGTTCTCGGTCGCGGCGCTGCGGGCGTTCCCCCAGCGCGCGAGCTGGCGGGCGACGGTCGCCGGCAACGGTCCGGAGCACGAGCGACTCCGCCGTGCGCTCGAGTACGTCCACGCGCACGCCAACGAACCCATCGGCACCTCGGAGATCGCCGACGCAGCCGGGCTCAGCCCGCGTGGGCTGCAGCAGTCCCTGCGTCGTCACCTCGACCAGACCCCGGGGGAGCTCCTCCGGGAAGTCCGACTCGAAGGCGCGCACAACGACCTGCGTCGCGCCGACCGCGACGAGCTCTCGGTCGCCGAGATCGCCAGGTCGTGGGGCTTCGGCCACCTCGGCCGGTTCTCCGCCGCGTACCGGGCTCGCTTCGGGGAACTCCCGAGCGAGTCGCTCCGCAGTCGCGGCTGA
- a CDS encoding sugar-binding domain-containing protein, with product MSDAAQPMRTQQALRAAHLYYLQDLTMDAIADELGTSRSSVSRLLKHARDTGLVDIQIRSPLDQAAALSRNIRARFGVHAHVVPVPDHTSDVDRLERVALSAARILTQYIESNMVIGLSWGSTVSAVSRYLVPKTTHGSTVVQVNGAANTRTTGIVYASEILRRFGEAYGALVQQFPVPAFFDDPATKEALFRERSIRRVLDLHERMDVVVFGVGAPQAPVPSHVYSGGYLDPADREELAKAKVVGDVSTVFYRADGSWRDIGVNARAGGPDLDTIKRAPRRICVVAGRGKAASLKGALAAGLITDLILDESIGQAILQP from the coding sequence ATGAGCGATGCCGCCCAACCGATGCGCACCCAGCAGGCGCTGCGCGCCGCACACCTGTACTACCTGCAGGACCTGACGATGGACGCCATCGCCGACGAACTCGGCACGTCCCGCTCGTCGGTGTCCCGGTTGCTGAAGCACGCCAGGGACACCGGGCTCGTCGACATCCAGATCCGGTCGCCACTCGACCAGGCCGCCGCGCTGAGCCGGAACATCCGTGCACGGTTCGGGGTGCACGCGCACGTGGTCCCGGTGCCCGACCACACGAGCGACGTGGACCGGCTCGAGCGGGTGGCGCTGTCCGCCGCGCGGATCCTGACGCAGTACATCGAGTCGAACATGGTGATCGGGCTGTCGTGGGGCTCGACGGTGAGCGCCGTCAGCCGGTACCTCGTGCCGAAGACCACGCACGGCTCCACTGTCGTGCAGGTGAACGGCGCGGCGAACACCCGCACCACCGGCATCGTCTACGCGTCCGAGATCCTCCGGCGCTTCGGTGAGGCCTACGGCGCGCTCGTGCAGCAGTTCCCCGTCCCGGCGTTCTTCGACGACCCGGCGACGAAGGAGGCCCTGTTCCGCGAGCGCTCGATCCGGCGCGTGCTCGACCTGCACGAGCGGATGGACGTCGTCGTGTTCGGCGTCGGCGCTCCGCAGGCGCCAGTCCCGTCGCACGTGTACTCCGGCGGGTACCTCGACCCGGCCGACCGCGAGGAACTGGCGAAGGCGAAGGTCGTCGGGGACGTCTCGACCGTGTTCTACCGCGCGGACGGGTCGTGGCGGGACATCGGGGTGAACGCCCGCGCCGGCGGCCCCGACCTCGACACCATCAAACGGGCTCCCCGGCGCATCTGCGTGGTGGCGGGGCGCGGCAAGGCGGCATCGCTCAAGGGCGCCCTCGCGGCCGGGCTGATCACCGACCTGATCCTCGACGAGAGCATCGGGCAGGCCATCCTGCAACCCTGA
- a CDS encoding glycerol-3-phosphate dehydrogenase/oxidase, with product MSKTTQPRRTVTSLTERPNAQVLIVGGGINGIATFRDLALQGVDVALVERGDYASGASAASSHMIHGGIRYLENGEFRLVRESVQERNGLIRIAPHYVKPLQTTMPIFSTFSGIMNAPLRMLTHKQRSTKERGAMLIKIGMTIYDSFSRDGGSVPKHVFRTKKAALEDMPALNKDLKYTGTYYDASVHEPERLALDVLKDGLAAGTGTGSAATARATNYVEAAGTRDGGVLLRDRETGEEFVFTADVVINASGPWTDLTNGAFGGETKFMGGTKGSHIVVHNDELLEATKGRELFFENDDGRIVLIYPLKGRVLIGTTDIDADPSKPVTTTDEEIDYFFGLVKHVFPQIEVTRDHIVYSYSGIRPLPRHEDTAPGFVSRDYRIVDTPIAGLPKSTVLSLVGGKWTTFRALAAHLSTEATTKLGVARKVDTTGMAIGGGKEFPTTDAQRALWIKSHRDGLDAGLVEGLLERYGTRAAEVVDVLTDGPVEPLESDPALTRAEVAYFAEYEHAVHLVDVVLRRTNLAFVGGVTIDLLDELADVLAGVLGWTTEERADEVQRTLDVLRESHGVIVPLTAAPARA from the coding sequence ATGTCGAAGACGACGCAGCCCCGACGCACGGTGACATCGCTCACCGAGCGCCCGAACGCACAGGTCCTCATCGTCGGTGGCGGCATCAACGGCATCGCCACCTTCCGCGACCTCGCCCTGCAGGGCGTCGACGTCGCGCTCGTCGAGCGCGGCGACTACGCCTCCGGCGCCTCAGCGGCGTCGAGCCACATGATCCACGGTGGCATCCGCTACCTCGAGAACGGCGAGTTCCGCCTGGTGCGCGAGAGCGTGCAGGAGCGCAACGGCCTGATCCGCATCGCCCCGCACTACGTCAAGCCGCTGCAGACGACGATGCCGATCTTCTCGACGTTCTCCGGCATCATGAACGCCCCGCTGCGCATGCTGACGCACAAGCAGCGTTCCACCAAGGAGCGCGGCGCGATGCTCATCAAGATCGGCATGACGATCTACGACTCCTTCTCGCGTGACGGCGGCTCGGTCCCGAAGCACGTCTTCCGCACCAAGAAGGCGGCGCTCGAGGACATGCCGGCCCTCAATAAGGACCTGAAGTACACCGGGACGTACTACGACGCCTCCGTGCACGAGCCGGAGCGTCTGGCGCTCGACGTGCTCAAGGACGGCCTGGCCGCAGGCACCGGGACCGGCTCCGCCGCGACCGCCCGTGCGACCAACTACGTCGAGGCAGCCGGCACCCGCGACGGTGGCGTCCTGCTCCGCGACCGCGAGACCGGCGAGGAGTTCGTGTTCACGGCCGACGTCGTGATCAACGCGTCCGGCCCCTGGACCGACCTGACGAACGGCGCGTTCGGCGGCGAGACGAAGTTCATGGGCGGCACGAAGGGCTCCCACATCGTCGTGCACAACGACGAGCTGCTCGAGGCCACGAAGGGCCGTGAGCTGTTCTTCGAGAACGACGACGGCCGCATCGTGCTGATCTACCCGCTCAAGGGCCGGGTGCTCATCGGCACGACGGACATCGACGCCGACCCCTCGAAGCCCGTCACGACGACGGACGAGGAGATCGACTACTTCTTCGGGCTCGTCAAGCACGTGTTCCCGCAGATCGAGGTCACGCGCGACCACATCGTCTACAGCTACTCCGGTATCCGCCCGCTCCCCCGCCACGAGGACACCGCCCCCGGCTTCGTCTCCCGTGACTACCGGATCGTGGACACCCCGATCGCCGGACTCCCGAAGAGCACCGTGCTGTCGCTCGTCGGCGGCAAGTGGACGACCTTCCGCGCCCTCGCAGCGCACCTGTCGACCGAGGCCACCACGAAGCTCGGTGTCGCCCGCAAGGTCGACACGACCGGCATGGCGATCGGCGGCGGCAAGGAGTTCCCGACCACCGACGCCCAGCGTGCACTGTGGATCAAGTCGCACCGCGACGGACTCGACGCCGGACTGGTCGAGGGGCTGCTCGAGCGCTACGGCACCCGCGCGGCCGAGGTCGTCGACGTCCTCACCGACGGGCCGGTCGAGCCGCTCGAGTCCGACCCGGCCCTCACCCGGGCAGAGGTCGCGTACTTCGCCGAGTACGAGCACGCCGTGCACCTGGTCGACGTGGTGCTCCGCCGCACGAACCTCGCGTTCGTCGGTGGCGTCACGATCGACCTGCTCGACGAGCTCGCCGACGTGCTCGCCGGGGTGCTCGGATGGACGACGGAGGAGCGTGCGGACGAGGTCCAGCGCACCCTCGACGTGCTGCGCGAGTCGCACGGTGTGATCGTGCCGCTGACGGCGGCGCCGGCGCGCGCGTAG
- a CDS encoding histidine phosphatase family protein — MRLLLIRHGQTPANVNGVLDAEVPGPGLTELGQQQAAALPGALADRGIEKLFVSSMIRTHVTAAPLAASLGIDPVVLPGLREIEAGDLQGARDETSVQRYLAACYAWASGEREARMPGAETGEDFFDRYDDAIRQIEDTGVAVAAAFSHGAAIRIWSAVTAQNTPNDLGASRHLENTGVVELEGSTADGWRLVDWAGEPMGGDDLIDRTAQDPTGERF; from the coding sequence ATGCGATTGCTGCTCATCCGACACGGCCAGACTCCCGCGAACGTGAACGGCGTCCTCGACGCCGAGGTCCCAGGGCCCGGACTGACGGAGCTCGGGCAGCAGCAGGCTGCCGCGCTGCCGGGGGCCCTGGCGGACCGCGGCATCGAGAAGCTCTTCGTGTCGAGCATGATCCGGACCCACGTCACCGCGGCACCCCTGGCCGCGTCGCTCGGGATCGACCCCGTGGTGCTCCCCGGTCTCCGCGAGATCGAAGCCGGCGACCTGCAGGGTGCCCGCGACGAGACCTCCGTGCAGCGTTACCTCGCCGCCTGCTACGCGTGGGCGTCGGGGGAGCGCGAGGCCCGGATGCCGGGAGCCGAGACCGGCGAGGACTTCTTCGACCGCTACGACGACGCGATCCGGCAGATCGAGGACACCGGCGTCGCCGTCGCCGCGGCGTTCAGCCACGGTGCGGCGATCCGGATCTGGTCGGCCGTGACGGCACAGAACACGCCGAACGACCTCGGTGCGAGCCGACACCTGGAGAACACCGGGGTCGTCGAGCTCGAGGGATCCACCGCCGACGGCTGGCGCCTGGTCGACTGGGCGGGCGAGCCGATGGGCGGCGACGACCTCATCGACCGGACCGCGCAGGACCCGACCGGCGAGCGGTTCTAG
- the ykgO gene encoding type B 50S ribosomal protein L36: protein MKVRNSLKALKKIPGSQVVRRRGRVYVINKQNPRWNTRQG from the coding sequence GTGAAGGTCCGCAACTCGCTCAAGGCGCTCAAGAAGATCCCCGGCTCGCAGGTCGTCCGGCGGCGCGGCCGGGTCTACGTCATCAACAAGCAGAACCCGCGGTGGAACACGCGACAGGGCTGA
- a CDS encoding GTP-binding protein, whose protein sequence is MRPAVITLVSALHEVDADRVAARLTTRSGAPGRQRGHRMHVTGSAFAAARAIAARTDQLDRMCGPDADHDLVVTLAPGADTRAVGMLLANAARSEHGDDRVLRHAVTVFRADDVAHLLWSDVDDAFVAADRVAALVEYSTVIALDRFAGLTGRRRRALVALLHRMAPHAVIVALDRVHSAADLPASNGGAARLLATGAGWMRALSSGADLGPGTRDDLVTLRYREPLPFHPGRLASVIKDDLAAGVNGRVLRSRGFFRLASRPDHVGSWASFGAMLALDPTANPSWDEDAPIGQAIWFVGERLDVPGIERALDGALLTPDELLAGPDLWRTWADPFPAWPALDHEHGRD, encoded by the coding sequence ATGCGTCCAGCCGTCATCACGCTCGTGTCCGCCCTCCACGAGGTCGACGCCGACCGCGTCGCCGCCCGACTGACGACTCGGTCCGGTGCACCGGGCAGGCAGCGGGGGCACCGGATGCACGTCACCGGAAGTGCCTTCGCGGCGGCACGGGCGATCGCCGCGAGGACCGACCAGCTCGACCGGATGTGCGGCCCCGATGCCGATCACGACCTCGTCGTGACCCTCGCTCCGGGAGCAGACACCCGCGCGGTGGGGATGCTCCTCGCGAACGCGGCCAGGAGCGAGCACGGCGACGACCGGGTCCTCCGGCACGCCGTGACCGTGTTCCGCGCCGACGACGTCGCACACCTGCTCTGGTCCGACGTGGACGACGCGTTCGTGGCGGCCGACCGCGTCGCCGCACTCGTGGAGTACTCGACCGTGATCGCCCTGGACCGGTTCGCGGGACTGACCGGGCGTCGACGTCGTGCGCTGGTGGCACTGCTGCACCGGATGGCACCGCACGCCGTGATCGTGGCACTCGACCGGGTGCACTCCGCCGCTGACCTGCCGGCGTCGAACGGGGGTGCTGCGCGGCTCCTCGCGACGGGAGCCGGGTGGATGCGGGCGCTGTCGAGCGGGGCGGACCTCGGTCCGGGCACGCGGGACGACCTCGTCACGCTGCGCTACCGGGAGCCCCTGCCGTTCCACCCCGGGCGGCTCGCGTCCGTGATCAAGGACGACCTCGCCGCCGGGGTGAACGGCCGGGTGCTGCGTTCCCGGGGGTTCTTCCGCCTGGCGTCTCGTCCCGATCACGTCGGCTCGTGGGCGAGCTTCGGCGCGATGCTCGCGCTCGACCCCACCGCGAACCCGTCGTGGGACGAGGACGCCCCGATCGGGCAGGCGATCTGGTTCGTCGGGGAGCGGCTCGACGTCCCGGGCATCGAGCGCGCACTCGACGGGGCGCTGCTCACGCCGGACGAGCTGCTCGCGGGGCCGGACCTCTGGCGCACCTGGGCGGATCCGTTCCCCGCGTGGCCGGCGCTCGACCACGAGCACGGGCGCGACTGA